In the genome of Massilibacillus massiliensis, one region contains:
- the smpB gene encoding SsrA-binding protein SmpB, with protein sequence MGKGNEGIKTATENRKARHDYHIHEAFETGLVLTGTEVKSLRAGKANLKDSYAQIREGEIYLYNMHISPYEEGNQFNHEPLRPRKLLMHKAEIVKLFSKTREKGFTLVPLKIYFKRGMAKLELGLASGKKNYDKRQDLAQRDAKREMDRALKDRQRDY encoded by the coding sequence ATGGGAAAAGGCAATGAAGGAATAAAGACTGCAACGGAAAATCGCAAAGCCAGACATGATTATCATATTCATGAGGCGTTTGAGACAGGCTTGGTTTTGACGGGAACAGAGGTAAAGTCTCTGCGTGCTGGCAAGGCGAATTTAAAAGATAGCTATGCGCAGATCAGAGAAGGCGAGATCTATTTATATAACATGCATATCAGTCCTTATGAAGAAGGCAATCAGTTTAATCATGAACCGCTTCGTCCACGAAAGTTGTTAATGCATAAAGCAGAAATTGTAAAACTATTTAGCAAAACGAGAGAAAAAGGATTCACATTGGTGCCACTTAAAATTTATTTTAAACGTGGTATGGCGAAACTGGAACTCGGTCTTGCTAGTGGTAAGAAAAACTACGATAAGCGTCAAGACTTGGCGCAGCGTGATGCAAAACGCGAAATGGATCGTGCGTTAAAAGATCGGCAGCGTGATTATTAA
- the pyk gene encoding pyruvate kinase: MLKKTKIVCTMGPSVEREGVLDGLIASGMNVARFNFSHGNHQEHGERIQAVRAASKKASKVISLMLDTKGPEMRLGKFAAGKVQLVEGKKFTLTHDDAEGDETHVSVSHKVLYKEVKPNDIILLSDGLVSLHVDEIAGKDIVTTVLNSGVMGTLKRVAVPGVSISLPPISDRDIDDILYGIKQDMDFIAASFIQRAADVQAIRKLIKENGGHMEIISKIENMEGVNNIDSIIEVSDGIMVARGDLGVEIPAEDVPLIQKMIIDKCNKVGKPVIVATQMLESMITNPRPTRAEASDVANAILDGTDAIMLSGETASGDYPVEAVQTMNKISQRIEASLKYKKLYVNRGFELQQSTTDAIAHATVQMAYELDAAAIITPTQSGYTTKVVSKYRPKAAIVAFAEDEVVARHLNLRWGVYSIVGKPWHNVDEMIAIATESAVKEKYVKYGDITVITSGITFGQGNTSMIRVHTI, from the coding sequence ATGTTAAAGAAAACAAAAATCGTTTGTACAATGGGACCTAGCGTTGAAAGAGAAGGCGTTCTTGACGGCTTAATCGCAAGTGGCATGAATGTTGCTCGTTTTAATTTCTCTCATGGAAATCATCAAGAACATGGTGAAAGAATTCAAGCAGTGAGAGCTGCAAGTAAAAAAGCTAGTAAAGTAATTTCTCTTATGCTGGATACCAAAGGTCCAGAAATGCGTTTAGGTAAATTCGCTGCCGGCAAAGTACAACTTGTAGAAGGTAAAAAATTCACATTAACACATGATGATGCTGAAGGTGACGAAACGCATGTTTCCGTAAGCCATAAAGTGCTTTATAAAGAAGTAAAACCAAATGACATCATTTTACTTTCCGATGGTTTGGTAAGTTTACACGTAGACGAAATTGCAGGCAAAGACATCGTGACGACTGTCTTGAACAGTGGTGTAATGGGAACTTTAAAACGTGTTGCAGTTCCTGGGGTATCCATTAGCTTACCGCCAATTTCCGATCGTGATATAGACGATATTCTATATGGCATTAAACAAGATATGGATTTCATCGCTGCTTCGTTTATTCAACGTGCTGCTGATGTACAAGCCATTCGCAAATTGATCAAAGAGAATGGTGGACATATGGAAATTATATCCAAGATCGAAAACATGGAAGGCGTAAACAATATTGATTCAATCATTGAAGTTTCAGATGGCATCATGGTAGCGCGTGGGGATCTTGGTGTTGAAATACCAGCAGAAGATGTTCCATTGATTCAAAAAATGATTATTGACAAATGTAATAAAGTTGGCAAACCTGTTATCGTTGCAACACAAATGCTTGAATCTATGATTACAAATCCTCGTCCAACAAGAGCAGAAGCAAGTGACGTTGCCAATGCGATCTTAGATGGAACGGATGCAATCATGTTGAGTGGTGAAACAGCAAGTGGTGACTATCCTGTGGAAGCAGTGCAAACAATGAACAAAATTTCACAGCGTATTGAAGCATCTTTGAAATATAAAAAATTGTATGTAAACAGAGGGTTTGAACTTCAACAATCTACTACGGATGCCATTGCACATGCGACTGTTCAAATGGCATATGAATTAGATGCAGCAGCAATTATTACACCAACACAAAGCGGTTATACGACGAAAGTTGTTTCTAAGTATCGTCCAAAAGCTGCGATTGTTGCTTTTGCAGAAGATGAAGTGGTAGCACGTCATTTGAATCTACGCTGGGGTGTTTATTCTATTGTGGGTAAACCATGGCATAATGTAGATGAAATGATTGCTATTGCAACAGAAAGTGCTGTAAAAGAAAAATACGTTAAATATGGTGATATTACTGTTATTACTTCCGGTATCACATTTGGACAAGGTAATACCAGTATGATTCGTGTACACACTATTTAA
- the secG gene encoding preprotein translocase subunit SecG, protein MVTALMIIDAIICILLIASVVLQSSKSAGMGGSISGGADAVFGGKAKGLDAFLSRVTMILGALFGIITLVIAKLTA, encoded by the coding sequence TTGGTCACAGCTTTAATGATTATAGATGCGATTATCTGTATTTTGCTTATTGCATCCGTAGTTTTGCAATCAAGTAAAAGTGCAGGTATGGGTGGTTCGATTTCCGGCGGCGCTGATGCTGTTTTTGGCGGCAAAGCTAAGGGTCTTGATGCTTTTTTATCCAGAGTAACGATGATATTAGGTGCGTTATTCGGGATTATTACGCTTGTAATTGCAAAATTAACTGCATAA
- a CDS encoding GNAT family N-acetyltransferase: MIFESKRLLFRKIVKSDFYHLCSILQDKEVMYAWEHEFTDEEVKSWIDKNLNRYSNEGYSYFAVIEKYTYRFIGVIGPLLEKIGVGEQIGIAYILNKQYWGKGFAVEGAKASMEYAFQHLGADKVIAQIRPNNLPSRKVAEKLGMTIEGEYMKQYKDKEMLHLVYSCEK; encoded by the coding sequence GTGATTTTTGAATCAAAAAGATTGTTATTTAGAAAAATTGTGAAGAGTGATTTTTACCATCTATGTTCTATTTTGCAGGATAAAGAAGTGATGTACGCATGGGAACATGAGTTCACGGATGAAGAAGTAAAGAGCTGGATTGATAAAAATTTAAATCGTTACAGCAATGAGGGGTATTCATATTTTGCTGTCATAGAAAAATATACGTATCGTTTTATCGGCGTGATTGGGCCTTTACTCGAAAAGATAGGAGTCGGGGAGCAGATTGGTATTGCTTATATTTTGAATAAACAGTACTGGGGAAAAGGCTTTGCTGTAGAGGGAGCCAAGGCATCGATGGAATATGCATTTCAACATCTAGGTGCAGATAAGGTGATTGCGCAAATCAGACCCAATAATTTGCCATCGAGAAAAGTGGCTGAAAAGCTTGGCATGACAATCGAAGGTGAATATATGAAACAATATAAAGACAAGGAAATGCTGCATTTAGTTTATAGTTGTGAGAAATAA
- the ltrA gene encoding group II intron reverse transcriptase/maturase, whose translation MLREQKTNKMGWPCQGMLEAESNKGARSVTTLEIAKENRVNLLEEILNRNNLNTAYAQVVRKKGTSGVDGMQVGELKEWLKENKEEFLESLQAGRYIPKPVKRVGIPKADGGIRKLGIPTVVDRLIQQAISQVLTPIFEKTFSARSYGFRPGRNAHQAIKQGEVYYREGYKKVVDIDLAQYFDTLNHDMLINMLREEIKDERVISLIRRYLKSGAMEGGIVSPSKAGTPQGGNLSPLLSNIYLTKFDQLLEKRGHKFVRYADDCNIYVRTERAAKRVMESCVNFLERKLKLQVNRRKSRVGSPLKVKFLGFSLHKVVRKIGIRPHGEVLKRYKEKIREITSRSRGRSIKDIMQELRNYTTGWLSYFSIADMRTQIQEINKWIRRRLRMYLWKQWKKITTRFMNLQKLGLDRNRAWQYANTRLGY comes from the coding sequence ATGTTAAGAGAGCAGAAAACCAATAAAATGGGCTGGCCTTGCCAGGGTATGCTGGAAGCAGAGAGTAACAAGGGAGCGCGGAGCGTGACAACACTGGAAATAGCAAAAGAGAACCGCGTAAACCTGTTAGAAGAAATACTAAACCGAAACAACCTCAATACGGCATATGCGCAGGTAGTACGTAAGAAAGGTACAAGCGGAGTAGATGGGATGCAAGTAGGCGAGCTGAAAGAATGGCTGAAGGAAAACAAAGAAGAATTTCTTGAATCACTGCAAGCGGGGAGATACATTCCTAAACCCGTGAAAAGGGTAGGAATTCCGAAGGCGGATGGAGGAATACGAAAACTAGGAATACCGACCGTGGTAGATCGACTCATACAGCAGGCAATTTCGCAAGTGCTAACGCCTATTTTCGAAAAGACATTTTCCGCAAGAAGTTATGGATTTCGCCCGGGAAGGAATGCGCATCAGGCAATAAAACAAGGCGAAGTGTACTACCGGGAGGGATACAAGAAGGTAGTCGACATCGACCTAGCGCAGTACTTCGACACGTTAAACCATGACATGCTCATCAACATGCTCCGCGAGGAAATCAAGGATGAGAGAGTTATAAGCCTCATCCGAAGATACCTGAAAAGTGGAGCTATGGAAGGCGGCATAGTCAGTCCTAGTAAAGCTGGAACCCCGCAAGGAGGAAATCTATCGCCACTGTTATCGAATATCTATCTGACAAAGTTTGACCAACTGCTGGAAAAGCGCGGACATAAGTTCGTAAGATATGCAGATGACTGCAATATCTATGTACGGACAGAGCGTGCGGCAAAGCGAGTTATGGAAAGTTGCGTGAATTTCCTAGAAAGAAAACTAAAATTACAAGTCAATCGCCGAAAGAGCCGAGTAGGAAGCCCACTGAAGGTGAAGTTTCTGGGATTCTCATTGCACAAAGTGGTGAGAAAAATCGGAATACGACCGCATGGAGAAGTACTCAAACGCTATAAAGAGAAAATTAGAGAAATAACGAGCCGAAGTCGTGGGCGTTCAATAAAAGACATAATGCAAGAATTGAGAAACTACACAACCGGTTGGTTAAGCTATTTCTCTATAGCGGATATGCGGACGCAGATACAGGAAATAAATAAATGGATACGACGCAGGCTGCGAATGTATCTATGGAAGCAGTGGAAGAAAATAACCACTCGATTTATGAATCTGCAAAAGCTGGGATTAGATAGAAATAGGGCTTGGCAGTATGCAAATACCCGATTAGGTTATTGA
- the rnr gene encoding ribonuclease R codes for MVMLKEKILDYMRHEAYKPLTAEDLAEALQLTGDELNEFWSTMEELEHNADIIKTKRDKYGTPERMNLVVGKLSMTSKGFGFVIPDVRETPEETDVFIPLSLMLSAMNNDRVVARVNRPSGMGKTREGEIIRIVSRANTKIVGTFENSKSFGFVVPDDPKIGQDIFISKEHFLGAKIGAKVVVEIIKWPERRRSAEGKIIEVLGYVGDPGLDILSVIKKYDLPMEFPSKVETAAEQTPDVIDESEIEGRRDLRDCKIVTIDGDDAKDLDDGVYVEKRGKDKFFLSVHIADVSYYVRENMPLDEEARARGTSVYLVDRVLPMLPPRLSNGICSLNQGEDRLAMSIEMEIDADGNVKKYEIFPSVIKVYRRLTYNIVRKILVDKDEELRKDNEDILEQLGYMEELCHVLRRRRMNRGAIDFDFPEVKVKLDGEGKPVKLLKRVRTLSESIIEECMLVANETVAEHMTKLKLPFMYRVHEQPEAGKLEKLNALLATFGQHIVRPNDEDIQPALLQKVLKEIEGRPEERIISTVMLRSLKQARYEAQNLGHFGLAARYYTHFTSPIRRYPDLIVHRLLRETFKTGTIPPKRQDKLRGILPEIAAHASSRERLAAEAERETVDMKKIEYMAQFIGEEFDGIINGVTAFGIFIELENGVEGLVRVSSMEDDYYQYVEEQYALIGERTKKVYRLGDPARVIVAQANVETRAIDFILADNGTYIPMAPVEKPKFVYKEKSKQVEKSKTTSTKSKQKTKGNTGHSSAKTKTKKKSVRTHKSKVKTKAKPKHES; via the coding sequence ATTGTTATGTTAAAAGAAAAAATCCTAGATTATATGCGTCATGAAGCATATAAACCATTGACTGCCGAAGACTTAGCGGAGGCATTGCAGCTTACTGGCGATGAACTGAATGAATTTTGGTCTACAATGGAAGAACTAGAACATAATGCTGATATTATTAAAACAAAACGAGATAAATATGGTACACCGGAACGCATGAATTTGGTGGTAGGAAAGCTGAGTATGACTAGTAAAGGTTTTGGCTTCGTGATACCGGATGTGCGTGAGACACCAGAGGAAACGGATGTATTTATTCCTTTGTCACTCATGCTGAGTGCGATGAATAATGACCGAGTCGTTGCCAGAGTGAATCGGCCAAGCGGTATGGGGAAGACACGTGAGGGAGAGATCATCCGCATTGTTTCTCGTGCAAATACGAAGATTGTCGGTACGTTTGAAAACAGTAAAAGCTTCGGCTTCGTCGTTCCCGATGATCCAAAAATCGGACAAGATATTTTTATCAGTAAAGAACATTTTTTAGGTGCGAAAATCGGTGCAAAAGTCGTTGTTGAAATTATCAAATGGCCGGAACGCCGTCGCAGTGCTGAAGGGAAAATTATTGAGGTTTTAGGTTATGTGGGTGATCCTGGCTTAGATATTTTATCTGTTATTAAAAAATATGACTTGCCGATGGAGTTCCCAAGTAAAGTAGAAACAGCTGCTGAGCAGACGCCGGATGTCATTGATGAGAGTGAAATCGAGGGGCGTCGTGATTTACGCGACTGTAAGATTGTTACCATTGATGGTGATGATGCGAAAGATTTAGATGATGGGGTTTATGTAGAAAAACGCGGCAAAGACAAATTTTTCCTCAGTGTGCATATTGCTGACGTCAGTTATTATGTGCGTGAAAATATGCCCCTCGATGAAGAAGCGCGTGCGCGCGGCACTAGTGTATATCTCGTAGATCGAGTGCTTCCTATGTTGCCGCCACGGCTTTCAAATGGAATCTGTAGCTTAAATCAAGGCGAAGATCGTTTGGCGATGTCCATTGAAATGGAAATTGATGCGGATGGGAATGTAAAGAAGTATGAAATTTTCCCAAGTGTAATCAAGGTATATCGTCGTTTAACCTATAATATTGTGCGTAAAATTCTCGTTGACAAAGATGAGGAACTTCGTAAAGATAATGAAGATATTTTAGAGCAGCTTGGCTATATGGAAGAGCTTTGCCATGTACTAAGAAGACGCAGGATGAATCGCGGTGCAATTGATTTTGATTTCCCAGAGGTAAAGGTCAAGTTAGATGGCGAAGGCAAACCAGTCAAATTGCTCAAACGAGTTCGTACATTGTCAGAATCCATTATCGAAGAATGTATGCTTGTTGCCAATGAAACTGTGGCTGAACATATGACGAAATTAAAACTGCCGTTTATGTATCGGGTTCATGAGCAGCCAGAAGCAGGTAAACTAGAAAAACTAAACGCACTTTTAGCAACATTTGGGCAGCATATTGTAAGACCTAATGATGAAGATATCCAACCGGCATTGCTGCAAAAAGTGTTAAAAGAAATAGAAGGTCGTCCGGAAGAGCGCATTATCAGTACGGTTATGCTGCGTTCCTTAAAGCAAGCGCGCTATGAAGCGCAAAATCTTGGCCATTTCGGGTTAGCGGCACGTTATTATACACATTTTACTTCGCCGATTCGCCGTTATCCGGATTTAATTGTACATCGGCTGCTGCGTGAAACTTTTAAAACAGGTACGATTCCGCCAAAACGCCAAGATAAGCTGCGCGGGATTCTACCGGAGATTGCGGCGCATGCGTCATCGCGCGAGCGTCTTGCTGCTGAAGCAGAACGTGAAACAGTCGATATGAAGAAAATCGAATATATGGCACAGTTTATTGGTGAAGAATTTGATGGGATCATCAATGGTGTGACTGCCTTTGGAATTTTCATTGAGCTAGAAAACGGTGTAGAAGGTTTGGTACGTGTATCAAGTATGGAAGATGACTATTATCAGTATGTGGAAGAACAATATGCTTTGATTGGTGAACGGACGAAAAAAGTCTATCGCCTTGGCGATCCAGCACGCGTAATCGTCGCACAAGCCAATGTTGAAACAAGAGCGATTGATTTTATTTTAGCCGATAATGGTACCTATATTCCGATGGCGCCTGTAGAGAAACCTAAATTTGTTTACAAAGAAAAATCAAAACAAGTGGAAAAATCAAAAACGACGTCAACAAAGTCGAAGCAAAAAACAAAAGGAAATACCGGGCATTCATCAGCGAAGACTAAAACGAAGAAAAAAAGTGTACGAACGCATAAAAGCAAAGTGAAGACGAAAGCAAAACCGAAGCACGAATCGTAA
- a CDS encoding alpha/beta hydrolase: MAAIIDGAEPFLLSGSKCGILLVHGFTGTPTEMFLLGKHLNEQGYTVLGVRLCGHGTSVEEMETTTWCNWYHSVCDGYHILKDICEEIHVVGLSLGGILSMKLAMEYDVKTVTALSAPIHIVNRGIELLPPMEECKGKYVPKKRRKFSDIAQDYCIAYDRTPMSCVHYLLQIIKIVADDLKKLTTPLLVIQSRKDHTVHAESAEFIYDHAGSQQKKLVWLEQSGHLITLDNEREQVFNEIVNFLQIGQNE; the protein is encoded by the coding sequence GTGGCAGCAATCATAGATGGAGCAGAACCTTTCTTGTTATCGGGCAGCAAATGTGGCATTTTATTAGTACATGGCTTTACTGGAACGCCTACGGAAATGTTTTTGTTGGGGAAACACTTAAATGAGCAAGGCTACACTGTTTTAGGTGTTCGTTTATGTGGACATGGAACGAGTGTAGAAGAAATGGAAACAACGACTTGGTGCAATTGGTATCATTCTGTATGTGACGGTTATCATATATTGAAAGATATCTGTGAAGAGATACATGTAGTCGGTTTGTCCTTAGGTGGCATTTTGTCAATGAAGCTGGCAATGGAATATGATGTGAAGACGGTCACGGCACTCAGTGCACCGATTCATATTGTCAATCGAGGGATCGAGCTGCTGCCGCCGATGGAAGAATGCAAGGGCAAATATGTACCGAAAAAACGACGCAAATTCTCGGATATCGCGCAAGATTATTGTATTGCCTATGATCGTACCCCGATGTCGTGTGTACACTATTTACTGCAGATCATTAAAATAGTTGCCGATGATTTGAAAAAATTAACGACGCCATTACTTGTTATACAAAGTCGTAAAGATCATACAGTACATGCTGAAAGTGCAGAATTTATTTATGATCATGCTGGAAGTCAGCAGAAAAAACTCGTTTGGTTGGAACAATCGGGGCATTTAATTACTTTAGATAACGAACGAGAGCAGGTTTTTAATGAAATTGTAAATTTTCTTCAAATTGGGCAAAATGAATAA
- a CDS encoding PepSY domain-containing protein, with protein MKRYKKLLQITTLASIAILSIASTSFAAMNETAARELAEKWVPEGSIYTSMNVDDHEYEVEFFHKVTNEKYEVEISKLTEKVTEVQSKRRHHTGNSSVKLSEAEIKTIVRNEFPDAVIHKIKLETSDKYWEYEVKFTAKGLHGEMEIDPQTGIIIEREIKYSPA; from the coding sequence ATGAAACGTTATAAAAAATTATTACAAATAACTACATTGGCATCAATTGCTATACTTTCTATAGCTTCCACCTCTTTTGCTGCAATGAACGAGACAGCTGCAAGGGAACTTGCTGAAAAATGGGTACCAGAGGGTTCCATCTATACATCAATGAATGTCGACGATCACGAGTATGAAGTCGAATTTTTTCATAAAGTAACAAACGAAAAGTACGAAGTTGAAATTAGTAAGTTGACCGAGAAAGTAACCGAAGTACAATCAAAACGCAGGCACCATACAGGCAACTCAAGCGTAAAGTTAAGTGAAGCTGAAATAAAGACGATTGTCCGCAATGAATTTCCAGATGCAGTCATTCATAAAATCAAACTGGAAACTAGCGACAAGTACTGGGAATATGAAGTGAAGTTTACAGCCAAAGGCCTGCATGGAGAAATGGAAATCGATCCGCAGACAGGGATCATTATTGAAAGAGAAATTAAGTATTCACCAGCCTAA
- the eno gene encoding phosphopyruvate hydratase, whose protein sequence is MSIINEVFAREIMDSRGNPTVEVEVYLEDGSMGRAAVPSGASTGMYEAVELRDGDKSRYLGKGVLKAVANVNDIIAPEIIGMDAVDQIGIDTLLCELDGTPNKAKLGANATLGVSMAVAKAAAEAVGLSLYQYLGGFNAKELPVPMMNILNGGEHADNNVDIQEFMIMPVGATSFAQALRMGAEIYHNLKSVLKARGLNTAIGDEGGFAPNLTSNEDALGAIVEAIEKAGYKPGEEVKLALDVASSEMYDNGKYNFKGEGVVRTSDEMIDFYEKLVEKYPIISIEDGLDENDWDGWKKLTDRLGKKVQLVGDDLFVTNPKRLADGIEKGVGNSILVKVNQIGTVTEAFDAMEMAKRAGYTCVVSHRSGETEDATIADIAVAVNAGQIKTGAPTRSDRIAKYNQLLRIEEELASVAQFKGADAFYNLK, encoded by the coding sequence ATGAGTATTATTAACGAAGTTTTTGCACGCGAAATCATGGATTCTAGAGGTAACCCAACCGTAGAAGTAGAAGTTTATTTAGAAGACGGAAGTATGGGCAGAGCTGCTGTACCATCCGGTGCTTCAACAGGAATGTATGAAGCAGTTGAATTAAGAGATGGTGACAAAAGCCGTTACTTAGGTAAAGGTGTTTTGAAAGCTGTTGCGAATGTTAACGATATTATTGCTCCAGAAATTATTGGTATGGATGCTGTAGATCAAATCGGTATCGATACTTTACTTTGTGAACTAGATGGTACACCAAATAAAGCTAAATTAGGTGCAAATGCAACTTTGGGTGTTTCAATGGCTGTAGCAAAAGCTGCTGCTGAAGCTGTAGGATTGTCCTTGTATCAATATTTAGGCGGCTTTAATGCCAAAGAATTGCCAGTGCCAATGATGAACATTTTAAATGGCGGTGAGCATGCTGATAACAATGTTGATATCCAAGAATTTATGATTATGCCAGTTGGCGCAACTAGCTTTGCACAAGCATTACGCATGGGCGCTGAAATTTATCATAATTTAAAATCTGTTCTTAAAGCGCGCGGTTTAAATACTGCAATTGGTGATGAAGGTGGTTTTGCACCAAACTTAACTTCAAATGAAGATGCGCTTGGAGCTATTGTTGAAGCGATTGAAAAAGCTGGTTACAAACCAGGTGAAGAAGTAAAATTAGCACTTGACGTTGCGTCTTCTGAAATGTATGATAACGGTAAGTACAATTTTAAAGGTGAAGGCGTCGTAAGAACGAGTGACGAAATGATTGACTTCTATGAAAAATTAGTCGAAAAATACCCAATCATCTCCATCGAAGATGGCTTGGATGAAAACGACTGGGATGGTTGGAAAAAATTAACCGACCGCCTTGGCAAAAAAGTTCAATTGGTTGGTGACGATTTATTCGTTACAAATCCTAAACGTTTAGCAGATGGTATTGAAAAAGGCGTTGGTAACTCCATTTTGGTAAAAGTAAACCAAATTGGTACTGTAACTGAAGCTTTCGATGCAATGGAAATGGCGAAACGTGCTGGATATACTTGCGTTGTATCTCACCGTTCCGGTGAAACTGAAGATGCAACAATTGCGGATATCGCAGTAGCAGTAAACGCTGGTCAGATCAAAACTGGCGCACCTACACGCAGCGATCGTATTGCAAAATACAATCAATTGTTGAGAATTGAGGAAGAATTAGCAAGTGTAGCACAATTTAAAGGTGCAGACGCTTTTTATAACTTAAAATAG
- a CDS encoding IS256 family transposase, whose amino-acid sequence MARKNSEQEQLAQEIIAKYQPKSVEDMQNALKDIFGPMFQAMLKGELDHHLGYSSNDRGEKESSNRRNGYSQKTLKSSLGSIPIDVPRDRQATFKPQIIPKHKTNVSDIEQKVLAMYARGLSQRDIAATIEDIYGFEISHEQISIITDKILEELDQWQKRPLNPFYPFVFVDCMYVTIRKDYEVKSCAVYTILGYNMDGHKDILGLWINENESKHTWMQIFDELKARGIQDIGFICMDGLSGLEDGAKAIFKDVNVQRCIVHLIRNSIKYVPSKDYKGFTAQLKKVYGTSSLKAAIAEFERFKVAWANYPGAVSVWERNFSHIEQLFNYGSAVRKIMYTTNAIESVNSSFRKVTKKGAFPNENAILKVLYLRVTELYKKWHDRPVLNWSMVRNQLSIDTRIQPIFQKYEQHF is encoded by the coding sequence ATGGCTAGAAAAAACTCTGAACAAGAACAGCTTGCCCAAGAAATTATTGCAAAATATCAACCAAAATCTGTCGAAGATATGCAAAATGCCTTAAAAGATATTTTCGGACCGATGTTCCAAGCAATGCTAAAAGGTGAATTAGATCACCATCTTGGTTATTCAAGTAATGATCGTGGTGAAAAAGAATCCTCAAATCGTCGTAATGGGTATTCACAAAAAACTCTTAAAAGTTCTTTGGGTTCTATTCCAATTGATGTTCCGCGTGATCGTCAAGCGACTTTTAAGCCACAAATTATACCCAAACATAAAACCAATGTATCTGACATTGAGCAAAAAGTTTTAGCGATGTATGCGCGTGGACTCAGTCAACGAGATATAGCCGCAACGATTGAAGATATCTATGGTTTTGAAATATCTCATGAACAAATTTCAATCATCACAGATAAAATATTAGAAGAGCTCGATCAATGGCAAAAACGTCCCTTAAATCCATTCTATCCATTTGTTTTTGTCGACTGCATGTACGTGACAATTCGAAAAGATTATGAAGTTAAGAGTTGCGCAGTTTATACGATTCTTGGGTACAACATGGATGGTCATAAAGATATCTTAGGATTATGGATCAATGAAAATGAAAGTAAGCATACCTGGATGCAAATCTTCGATGAGCTCAAGGCTAGAGGAATACAAGATATCGGATTCATCTGTATGGATGGATTGAGCGGATTAGAAGATGGAGCTAAAGCAATATTTAAAGACGTAAATGTACAGAGATGTATCGTGCATTTAATAAGAAATTCTATAAAATATGTTCCAAGTAAGGACTATAAGGGATTTACAGCCCAGTTAAAGAAAGTATATGGAACTTCAAGTTTAAAAGCGGCAATTGCGGAATTTGAGCGATTTAAAGTGGCGTGGGCAAACTATCCTGGAGCCGTTAGCGTATGGGAACGGAATTTCTCACATATAGAGCAGCTTTTTAATTACGGTAGTGCAGTGCGAAAGATTATGTACACAACAAATGCCATAGAAAGCGTGAATTCAAGTTTCCGAAAAGTGACAAAAAAAGGAGCGTTTCCAAATGAAAACGCCATACTGAAAGTATTGTATTTACGAGTTACAGAACTTTATAAAAAATGGCATGATCGCCCAGTTCTCAATTGGTCTATGGTTCGAAACCAACTTTCAATTGATACTAGGATTCAGCCGATTTTTCAAAAATATGAACAACACTTTTAA